Proteins found in one Pyrus communis chromosome 15, drPyrComm1.1, whole genome shotgun sequence genomic segment:
- the LOC137717296 gene encoding cysteine-rich receptor-like protein kinase 29 codes for MVSSRLIRLSSICTQILLLIINVNFTQAQLGPHRIPAAYCFNDKGNYTTGSTYQTNLNSLLSSLFDANNGYGFYNSSLGENNDRVYAIGLCRGDITKETCGTCLSDAANGLTNNCSNQKEAIGWLPNCMLRYSNRSIYGIMEISPAYNAWNVDNVSTGFDAFNQELSRLFNGLGGKAATSGDLRKFASGNATIPSSNITIYGLAQCTPDLSEQSCIDCLEYASGGLGSCCNGSLGVRAVTPSCSLRYENFPFVEQTNGTPPPSPPLATPPANTAIPAGKKIKTSRTVIITVVAVVVSLVLIISICIYLRVKKMKEKLGEGDEILNTEALQFDFGSIRTATNNFSEENKLGRGGFGTVYRGRLLNQENIAVKRLSRDSAQGDIEFKNEVTLVAKLQHRNLVRLLGFCLEGNERLLIYEFVPNASLDHFIFDPVKSTHLDWDSRYKIILGIGRGLLYLHEDSRLRIIHRDMKASNILLDGEMQPKIADFGMARLFDLDQTQGATSRVVGTYGYMAPEYVMRGHFSVKSDVYSFGVLVLEIITGQKNCSFRPGGNVEDLLSYAWKSWKEDTASNLIDPISNSGSIPEIMRCIHIGLLCVQPNTADRPTMATVILMLTSYSLDLPVPSQPAFYMDGGIESSSDTSLGWKDNSGVIRLDLSKSNSVEYLLHG; via the exons ATGGTTTCCTCAAGATTAATCAGATTATCGTCCATTTGTACGCAAATTTTGTTACTCATCATCAACGTTAATTTCACTCAAGCCCAGCTTGGACCTCATAGAATTCCAGCAGCCTACTGTTTTAACGACAAAGGCAACTACACCACTGGCAGCACCTATCAAACAAACCTCAATAGTCTCCTCTCCTCCTTATTCGATGCCAACAACGGCTACGGCTTTTACAATTCCTCCCTTGGCGAAAACAACGACAGAGTTTATGCAATCGGGCTCTGTCGAGGAGATATTACAAAGGAAACTTGCGGTACCTGCCTTTCTGACGCTGCGAACGGTCTCACGAATAATTGTTCTAATCAGAAGGAGGCAATTGGATGGTTACCCAATTGTATGTTACGCTACTCAAACCGCTCCATATATGGCATAATGGAAATTAGTCCGGCTTACAATGCTTGGAATGTAGACAATGTATCCACGGGCTTTGATGCATTCAATCAAGAGCTTTCTCGCTTATTTAATGGACTAGGAGGCAAAGCAGCAACGAGTGGTGATCTTCGGAAGTTTGCATCAGGAAACGCAACCATTCCAAGTTCTAATATAACAATATATGGTCTTGCTCAGTGCACCCCTGATTTGTCCGAGCAAAGTTGTATTGATTGCTTAGAGTATGCTTCGGGAGGTCTTGGATCATGTTGTAATGGATCGCTTGGTGTGAGAGCTGTGACCCCAAGTTGTAGCTTAAGGTATGAAAATTTCCCCTTTGTTGAACAAACAAATGGGACACCACCACCATCCCCACCATTGGCAACACCACCGGCCAATACTGCGATTCCAGCAG GAAAGAAGATTAAAACTTCTCGGACTGTGATCATTACGGTTGTCGCAGTTGTTGTTTCCCTGGTACTAATTATATCAATCTGCATTTATCTGAgagtgaagaagatgaaggaaaaaCTTGGAG AAGGAGATGAAATTCTTAATACAGAAGCCTTGCAGTTCGACTTTGGCTCCATAAGAACGGCTACAAATAACTTTTCCGAAGAAAATAAGCTTGGACGAGGTGGATTTGGTACTGTTTACAGG GGTAGGCTTTTGAACCAAGAAAATATAGCGGTTAAAAGGCTTTCTAGAGATTCTGCACAAGGAGAtatagaatttaaaaatgagGTCACGTTAGTAGCCAAACTTCAACACCGCAATTTAGTTAGGCTCCTTGGTTTCTGCTTGGAAGGAAATGAAAGGCTTCTTATCTATGAGTTTGTCCCAAATGCAAGCCTCGATCATTTCATATTTG ATCCGGTCAAGAGCACACATTTGGACTGGGACAGTCGCTACAAGATCATATTAGGAATTGGGCGAGGACTCCTTTACCTTCATGAAGATTCTCGTCTTAGAATAATTCATCGTGATATGAAAGCAAGTAACATTTTGTTAGATGGAGAAATGCAACCCAAAATTGCAGATTTTGGAATGGCAAGACTGTTTGATCTTGATCAAACACAAGGTGCTACCAGTCGAGTTGTAGGGACGTA TGGTTATATGGCACCTGAATATGTAATGCGCGGACATTTTTCTGTTAAGTCCGACGTGTATAGCTTTGGTGTGTTAGTTTTGGAGATAATTACTGGACAGAAAAATTGTTCTTTCCGTCCAGGTGGGAACGTAGAGGACCTTCTAAGCTAT GCCTGGAAAAGTTGGAAGGAGGACACAGCTTCAAATCTAATAGATCCCATATCGAATAGTGGTTCAATACCAGAAATAATGAGATGCATCCACATAGGATTGTTATGTGTGCAACCAAATACAGCTGATAGGCCAACCATGGCTACAGTTATTCTCATGCTTACTAGCTACTCTCTGGATCTTCCAGTACCCTCACAACCAGCATTTTATATGGATGGTGGCATTGAATCCTCATCTGATACGTCTTTGGGATGGAAGGATAATTCTGGTGTGATAAGGTTAGATCTGTCTAAAAGCAACTCTGTTGAATATCTGCTACATGGATAG